Proteins encoded within one genomic window of Phormidium ambiguum IAM M-71:
- a CDS encoding NYN domain-containing protein codes for MANSKNRLSIFVDGNNMFYAQQKNGWFFDPRRVLQYFTNDPDINLINAFWYTGLKDPQDQRGFRDALISLGYTVRTKILKEYYDDSSGRYSQKANLDIEIVVDMFNTVDQYDQVVLFSGDGDFERAIELLRSKNTHITVVSTEGMIARELRNATDRYIDLNDIREHIEKIDY; via the coding sequence ATGGCTAATTCAAAGAACCGTCTTTCTATTTTTGTAGACGGGAACAATATGTTCTACGCCCAACAAAAAAATGGTTGGTTTTTCGATCCCCGTCGTGTTTTGCAGTATTTCACTAACGATCCAGATATAAATCTAATCAATGCTTTTTGGTATACAGGATTAAAAGATCCCCAAGATCAAAGAGGATTTAGGGATGCGTTAATTAGTTTAGGATATACAGTTCGGACAAAGATTCTCAAAGAGTATTACGACGATAGTTCTGGTAGATATTCACAAAAAGCTAATTTAGATATAGAAATCGTAGTTGATATGTTCAATACCGTCGATCAGTACGATCAAGTGGTTTTATTTAGTGGTGATGGCGATTTTGAAAGAGCGATCGAACTATTAAGGTCAAAAAATACTCATATAACAGTAGTTTCTACTGAAGGAATGATAGCAAGAGAATTACGTAATGCTACAGATAGATACATTGACCTAAATGATATCCGCGAACACATTGAAAAAATAGATTATTAA
- a CDS encoding 2-isopropylmalate synthase — protein sequence MDTNQDRIIIFDTTLRDGEQCPGATLNVDEKLLIAKQLARLGVDVIEAGFAVASPGDFEAVNRIAQTVGTPDGPIICSLARAVQKDIQTAAEALKPAAKPRIHTFIATSDIHLKYKLKKTRSEVLAIAEEMVAYAKSFVDDVEFSPEDAGRSDPEFLYEMLEKAIAAGATTVNIPDTVGYTTPAEFGALIKGIKENVPNIDKAIISVHGHNDLGLAVANFLEAVKNGARQLECTINGIGERAGNAALEELVMALHVRRQYYNPYLGRPVDSEAPLTNIDTQQIYKTSRLVSNLTGMLVQPNKAIVGANAFAHESGIHQDGVLKNKLTYEIMDAQLIGLNNNQIVLGKHSGRHAFGARLKELGFELSEGDLNKAFIRFKEVADKKKEISDWDLEAIVNDEIQQAPDLFRVELVQVSCGSNACPTATVTLRTPEGKELTDAAIGTGPVDAVYKAINRVVNVPNQLIEFSVQSVTAGIDAIGEVTIRLKYGERIFSGHSANTDIIVASAQAYINALNRLYAALNKQEEAGKAEGNTSAAASV from the coding sequence ATGGATACAAACCAAGACAGAATTATAATCTTTGATACCACATTACGAGATGGCGAACAATGTCCCGGCGCTACCTTAAATGTGGATGAAAAATTGTTGATTGCCAAACAATTAGCACGTTTGGGAGTTGATGTTATAGAAGCGGGATTTGCGGTAGCGAGTCCGGGAGATTTTGAAGCGGTAAATCGCATTGCCCAAACTGTAGGTACACCAGATGGGCCGATTATTTGTAGTTTAGCTAGGGCGGTACAAAAAGATATTCAAACTGCTGCTGAAGCTTTAAAACCTGCGGCGAAACCGCGAATTCACACCTTTATTGCGACTTCTGATATTCACTTAAAGTATAAGTTGAAAAAGACGCGATCGGAAGTTTTGGCTATTGCTGAAGAAATGGTCGCTTATGCAAAATCCTTTGTGGATGATGTAGAATTCTCCCCCGAAGATGCAGGGCGTAGCGATCCAGAATTTTTGTATGAAATGTTGGAAAAGGCGATCGCAGCTGGCGCAACTACAGTAAACATTCCTGACACCGTAGGATACACCACCCCTGCTGAATTTGGTGCATTAATTAAAGGGATTAAAGAAAACGTTCCCAACATCGATAAAGCAATTATTTCCGTTCACGGACACAATGATTTAGGTTTAGCAGTTGCTAACTTCTTGGAAGCGGTAAAAAATGGTGCCAGACAATTAGAATGCACCATTAATGGTATTGGCGAACGGGCGGGAAATGCGGCTTTAGAAGAATTAGTAATGGCGCTTCATGTGCGGCGACAATATTACAATCCTTACTTGGGTCGTCCAGTAGATTCGGAAGCACCATTAACTAACATTGACACTCAGCAAATTTACAAAACATCGCGGTTAGTTTCTAATTTAACTGGGATGTTGGTACAACCGAATAAAGCGATCGTTGGGGCGAATGCTTTTGCCCATGAATCAGGCATTCACCAAGATGGAGTTTTGAAAAATAAACTCACTTATGAAATCATGGATGCTCAATTGATTGGTTTAAATAACAATCAAATTGTCTTGGGTAAACATTCCGGTCGTCATGCTTTTGGGGCGCGGTTGAAAGAATTGGGTTTTGAACTTTCCGAAGGCGATTTAAACAAAGCTTTCATCAGATTTAAGGAAGTTGCTGACAAGAAGAAAGAGATTTCTGATTGGGATTTGGAAGCAATTGTTAATGATGAAATTCAGCAAGCACCTGACCTTTTCCGGGTAGAATTGGTACAGGTTTCTTGTGGTAGTAATGCTTGTCCAACGGCAACAGTAACTTTGCGAACTCCTGAAGGTAAAGAGTTGACTGATGCGGCGATCGGTACTGGCCCTGTTGATGCAGTTTATAAGGCAATTAATCGGGTGGTAAATGTGCCAAATCAGTTAATTGAGTTTTCTGTTCAGTCAGTGACTGCGGGTATTGATGCGATCGGGGAAGTGACTATTCGGTTAAAGTATGGAGAAAGAATTTTCTCTGGTCATTCAGCAAATACTGATATTATTGTCGCTTCGGCTCAAGCTTATATTAATGCTTTGAATCGTCTTTATGCGGCGTTGAATAAGCAGGAGGAAGCTGGTAAAGCTGAGGGAAATACTTCTGCTGCTGCTTCTGTTTAG
- a CDS encoding GNAT family N-acetyltransferase, protein MNEELKNRFSISTDKGKLNLETIHNFLKNSYWAENIPLSVVEKCINNSFCFGVYEGDKQVGFGRLITDYATFAYFSDVFILEEYRGLGLGKWLVETMLQHPEVQGLRRWLLATKDAQELYRHFGFQEVKSSDSIVFMEIVRRDVYKSIGLTHSAKFSTRE, encoded by the coding sequence ATGAATGAAGAGTTAAAAAACCGATTTTCCATCAGCACAGACAAAGGGAAATTGAACCTAGAAACAATTCACAACTTCCTAAAAAACTCCTATTGGGCGGAAAACATTCCTTTATCAGTTGTCGAAAAATGTATTAACAACTCTTTCTGTTTTGGAGTTTATGAAGGTGATAAACAAGTAGGATTTGGTAGATTAATTACAGATTATGCGACTTTTGCTTATTTTTCTGATGTGTTTATTTTAGAAGAATATCGCGGTTTGGGTTTGGGAAAATGGTTAGTTGAAACAATGTTACAGCATCCCGAAGTGCAAGGTTTGCGGCGATGGTTGTTAGCGACGAAAGATGCACAGGAACTTTATCGACACTTTGGATTTCAAGAGGTGAAGAGTTCTGATTCTATAGTGTTTATGGAGATTGTTCGACGGGATGTTTATAAATCAATAGGACTTACGCACTCAGCCAAATTTTCAACGAGAGAATGA